The nucleotide window GCAACCGTGGGCGGTTGGTCGGGCCGCAGGGTCTTACCAGTCAGCGCGAGTCCGGGAGGCCCGGAGGCGGCGTTGCGGCGGGGTCGCCCGGCTTGGTGCCCTTCCCAGTCCGTGTGTCCTGCGAGCCCGAGTCTGCGGGGCTCTCCTTCCAGCGGCGCGGGGGCTTCGCGGGCCGGGCGGCGCGGCAGAGATGTGCTCGACGCCGGGGCTGCCGACGCCGGGGGCCTCGCTGGTGCTGCGGGTGTCCTTCGTGGACGTGCAGCCCGCGGTGATCCCCGTGCAGCTCTGGGGGCTGGTGGGCGAGCGGCGGGACGAGTACGTGAGGCTGAGCCGGGAGATCCAGGAAGCGGCGGCGGCCGCGCACGGCCCATGGGCGCTGGGCGGCACCTCGGCCTCGCCGGGCGAGCTGTGCCTGGTGCAGGCAGGTCTGCTGTGGCACCGCGGCCGCGTAGTCAGCCGGCAGGCGCAGGAGAGCCGCGTCTTCCTGCTGGACGAGGGTCGCACCATCACGGTCGGCGCGGGCTCGCTGGCGCCTGGGCGCAGCGAGTTCTTCCACCTGCCGTCGGAGGTGCTGGGCTGCGTGCTGGCTGGCCTGGTGCCTgcgggcggcagcggcggcgtGGGCGGGGCCGAGCCCCAGCACTGGGCTGCCAGCGCCGTGGACTTCCTTAGCAACCTGCAGGGCAAGGAGATGCACGGACGGGTCCTGGACGTGCTGCTGCTCCACCGTCTGGTCCTCCTGGAGGTGCCCGAGCTGAGCCAGCAGATGCAGGAGCTCGGCCTGGCCCGGCAGGTGCCCGACGGCCTTTTCCGCTCCCTGCTCAAGCGCTACCTCTCGGCCACCGCGGCTGTCCTGGGCCCCGGGGCCCCGGTCGTCCCGCGAATCCCGCCCAAGCAGGAGCAGGCTGGCCTGGATTACTTCTACCCCCAGCTGCAGCTGGGCGTGACGGAGCCCATGGTGGTCACCCAGGTGTGCCATCCCCACCGCATTCACTGCCGGCTCCGCAGCTTCTCGCAGGAGGTCCACCGCCTCTCCGAGAGCATGGCCCAGATATATAGGGGTTCCCCCGGGACAGGGGATGAGAACTATACCAGTGCCacctgggaggagagggaggagagcccAGACAAGCCGGGCTCTCCGTGCGCATCCTGCGGGTTGGATGGACATTGGTACAGAGCGCTCTTGCTTGAGACTTTCCGGCCCCAGCGCTGTGCCCAGGTACTTCATGTGGACTATGGAAGGAAGGAGTTAGTGAGTTGTAATAGCCTTCGCTACTTGCTGCCCGAATATTTTCGAATACCCGTGGTGACATACCCTTGCGCTTTGTACGGTCTCTGGgatggtggcagaggctggtctCGGTCACAGGTCGGTGACCTGAAGGCACTGTTTCTGGGCCAGGCAGTGAACGCAAAGATTGAATTTTACTCTTCCTTTGAGCATGTGTATTACGTCACCCTGTATGGAGAAGATGGGATTAATCTTAACTGTGTGTTCGGAGTACAGTCCTGTTGCTTGGCTGACCGATTGCTTCAGAGCCAGGGaatagaggaggaggaggagggggggcggggaggaggaacCAGAAACAGCTTTTCAGTCTCAGTCTCCTGCTGAAGAAGTGGATGAAGAGATTTCACTCCCAGCCTTGAGGTCTATCAGGTTAAAGATGAACGCCTTCTATGATGCCCAGGTGGAGTTTGTGAAAAATCCTTCTGAGTTTTGGATTAGGTTGAGGAAACACAATGGCACCTTCAGCAAATTAATGAGGAGAATGTGCAGTTTCTATGCCTCTGCCAGTAAGCTGGATGGTGTTATTTTGAAACCTGAAGCCGATGACCTTTGCTGtgtgaaatggaaagaaagtgGCTATTATCGGGCTATGGTCACTCGATTAGACGACAAGAGTGTGGATGTATTCTTCGTTGACCGGGGCAATTCAGAAAATATGGACCGGTATGATGTGAGAATGCTGCTCCCTCAGTTTAGGCGGCTACCAATACTGGCCCTGAGGTGCACCCTGGCCGATATTTGGCCTTTGGGAAAAAATTGGAGCCAGGAggcaatttccttttttaaaaagactgtgcTGCACAAAGAATTAGTTATCCATGTCCTTGATAAGCAGGATAGTCAGTATGTTATTGAGATTCTCGATGAATCAAGAACAGGGGAAGAAAACATTAGTAAGGTAATTGCTCAGGCTGGATTTGCCAAGTATCAGGAAtttgaaacaaaggaaaatatttgcaaaagtgcCCACTCTCCAGGGCATGTTTCAAACCATTTTACTGCAGACAATAACAAAATATCTTCTGCCAAGAAGGAAGTAGAACACAAAGTCAAGAGAGAGGGTGAAACTACAGCTGTTCCAGAAACTGTGAATGACACAACAGTTGTGACAAACGTTTCAACTGGACTAGTTGTACAGGACAAAGAGAAAAGAGTGTCTGTTTACTCTCCTCTTGTACAGAATTTCTTGGACATTAAGCCAGGCTCTTCTTGTAAAGAGGAGCTAGAAGTTGGAAGTACAGTAGAAGTCAAAGTGTCTCATGTTGAAAACCCTGGCTATTTCTGGTGCCAGCTGACCAGGAACATAGAAGGATTTAAAGCGCTAATGTGTAGTATTCAGGACCATTGCAAGAATACAGCTACTCCCTACCAGGGAACCACCCCTGCTTGTTTGGCAAAACGAACAGCAAATGGAAAATGGTCCAGAGCTCTGATTACTGGGGCACAATCTTCAGAGCATGTCAACGTCATATTTGTAGATTATGGAGACAAAGAAACGGTATCTGTGAAGAATATTTATTCAATTAGTGAAGAGTTTCTCAAGGTTAAGGTTCAAGCGTTTAGGTGCAgcctttataatttaattcaacCAACGGGTCACAATCCTTTTGTTTGGGATGAAAAGGCAATCCAGGCTTTTAGTGAATTTGTGCACAAGGCGTGGGAAGACAATGTAGAATTAAAATGCACAATATTTGCTTTGGCTTCCATTCACGTTGAAGAACTGTTTAATGTTGTGGATTTGCTAACACCTTTCCAGAGTGCATGCCATTTTTTGGTAGAACAGAGACTTGCAAGACCAGTAAAACTTCAGAAGCCTCTGGTGTCCTCTGTTCAGCTCCATTCTTACTACTATTCTACACATGGTATGAAAATTGGAAGTGAAGAATCAGTGTATATAACACATGTCGATGACCCTTGGACATTTTATTGCCAGCTGggaagaaatgcaaatattttagaaCAGTTGTCATATCATATTACACAATTAAGTAAAGTTTTGCTGAATTTAAAAACATCTCCCTTGGTCCCCAGCACATTGTGCCTTGCCAGGTATACCGACGGAAACTGGTATAGGGGGATAATCatagaaaaagaaccaaataaagtcttttttgttgattttggGAATAGTTATGTGGTAACAAATGATGATCTGCTTCCAATACCTAGCGATGCATATGACGTCTTACTTCTGCCCATGCAAGCCATTAAATGTTCATTATCTGATATTCCTGATCATATACCAGAAGAAGTCACAACGCGGTTTCAGGAGACTATTTCAGAGAAGTCATTGAAGGCTTTGGTTGTAGCAAAAGATCCAGATGGAAGACTGATTATAGAACTATATGACAACAGCGTTCAAATTAATGCTAATATTAATGAGAAGTTAGGACTCCTAGGTTCCAAAGGCgggacaagaaaaaaagaaagtgaatcaCTCCtctctacacctgaaactgtTGAAGCAATAAAGGAAGCTGTGAAGTTGTCACCTACACAGTATTTAAGTAAATCAATAGAGAACAAATCAGACAGTTTGGTGATCTTAGGAGAATCATACAAACCTCAGATCAGCTCAGCATGTAAGGAAATCAAATTTTCATGCAGTTCAATGAAGACAAACTTAGTCACTCAGTATCCGGACTCTGtggcaaataaaaataatcaagtgTCTCCATTACCAGTAGAAAAGAAATTAGTAAGTTCGGCTGAGCCCCCTTTGAAAGCCACAAAACTAGAAGCCGctcttccagagagaaaaataggAGATTCATGTAACAAAGGTTTGCCTCTAAAATTTTCTGAGTTCCCTCAGAAGACTATAATGCCTGGCTTTAAAACAACTGTGTATGTTTCTCATATAAATGACCTTTCAGACTTTTATGTTCAACTAACAGAAGATGAGGCTGAAATTGATCGTctttcagagaggttaaacactGTTAGAACAAGGCCTGAATATTATGCAGGTCCACCTTTGCAAAGAGGAGATATAATATGTGCTGTTTTCCCAGAAGACAATTTATGGTATCGTGCTGTGGTCAAGGAACATCAACCCAATGACCACCTCTCTGTGCAGTTTATAGATTATGGCAATGTTTCTGTGGTTCACACCAACACAGTAGGCAAACTTGACCTTGTTAATGCACTATCACCCAGACTGTGCATTCACTGTTCCTTAAGGGGACTTGGGGCTCCTAAGATTTTAAACCATAAGGAAATGATGAATTACTTTTCCCGAAGGACAGAGGAGGCGCAACTAAGATGCGAATTTGTTCAGTTTCAAGACAAATGGGAAGTTATTCTTGCTGATGAACATGGGATCATAGCAGAAGATATGATGAGCAGATACGCTTTCagtgaaaaatctcaaataggaCTTTCTACCCAAATAGTTAAAGGTGCCTGTTCAAAGTCTGTCAACAGAACAGGCGTAGACACTTCTGTATTTCTTAACTGGTATAATCCAAAGATGAAGATGATACAAGCTTATGCCACGGTGATCGATGGACCTGAATATTTTTGGTGTCAGTTTGCGGACACAGAGAAACTTCAGTATTTAGAAGTGGAAGTACAAACTGCTGGAGAGCAGGTGACAGCTTGGGGAAGCTGCATCTCCTGCCCTCATATGGGAGATCCTTGCATAGTGAGATACAGAGAAGACGGGCATTATTACAGGGCACTTGTCACCAATATTTGTGAAGATTCTCTTGTGTCCGTCAGGCTTGTGGACTTTGGAAACGTTGAAGACTGTGTGGACCCCAAAGCCCTCTGGAACATCCCTTCTGAACTGTTGGCAGTACCCATGCAAGCCTTTCCATGTTGCCTCTCAGGATTTAATATTTCAGAAGGTGCATGCCCTCAAGAGGGAAATGACTACTTTTATGAAATAGTAACAGAAGATATGTTGGAGATAACAGTATTAGAAATCAAAAGGGATGTTTGTGATATCCTTTTAGCCATCGTTGACTTGAAAAGCAAAGGCGAAAGTAttagtgagaaaatgaagaaatattctAAGATTGGTGTGAGTGACAGTGACCTGCCCTATGAAAACAATGGCGTAGACATAAAGGGAGCTCTTGGGTCACCCAATCCAGATGTTGGACTTCAGAAACCAAGTAGCAAAGCTGGACAAGAGAAAGCACTCTGTGTCAAATCACAGACAGGTAAGCTCTTGGAAAGAATTGACAAAGACTTAAACATTATTGAAACCAAACCAGGTAAATTCTTTGTCCCCGAAACTGATAACATttttgaaacttttgaaaacCCAGGCAAAGATGAAAGTGGCACTGAGATGCTGGAAGGTAAAGTCGAGTGCCATCTGGGTGACAAAGCAAAGTTTGATGATAAGTACCTAATTACAGGATTTAGCGCATTGTTACCACATGCCACCGAAACAAAGGAGGCCCTGGAACTGAATTCCCTCGAGGTAGAGCTTTCTCCTGATGATGAGTCCAAAGAATTCCTGGAGCTGGAATTCATTGAATTGCAGCATTCCTTAGTTGCagaggaggggaaagaagagCTGGGCCTGGTGCCTCTGTCTGTGCCTCTTCCCCAAGGCTGTGACCCAGCGGCCAACCTGCCACCATTGGCAGGGCTACTGCCCCTCAACTGTGAAGCCGAGAAACAGCCTGAACTAGAATTACCTACAGCCCAGCTGTGTCTAGAGGACAAAATAAACCCATTGTCTTTAAGAGTTAGTCGGAAAGCCCAAGAATCCCTGTGTGCTGAGGACGCAAGAAGGTCCAGTTGTGCGGAATGCTTTGATGAGGAGCATAGGCTGTACCAGCACGGAAAGACCTGCTATGCCAAGATGCAGATTGAAATGAGTATCTATAAAGAAGAAGAATTTACAGAACATACATCTCTGTTTAGAGATGCCGTGTCATCGTTGAACTCTGTGTTTTCTGAAGAAGAACCCGGAAGGAAACACAATCACGCTTTACCAGATCACGTCTCGGGTATGtgcgttttttgttgttgttgttgttgttgtttcccaTTCGCTTTTACTTAACTAAGTGAAAGGTacttatttgttttaaagaaaagagaataattcttatttgaatttttaaaatattaatgtgggggagggaagatTAAAACCTGAGAAGAGAATCAGATTTGGATTTTACGAAGGGTATTTTAAACGTGGGTAATTAGGTAGTAAAATCAATgtaaaataattctttatatgCTGGGTGAAATGCTGAattattaattttgcttttaaaaatagaatgctTCAAGTCTGTGTCTCCAAAAAgtaatcacatttaaaatataaacaaatcatcTCTAAAATCAAGAGGTTATGTTTTTTGgtaagttttgaaaaatatagtgtTCCTTTGCCAAGCATAATAATGTAGGCATGAATTTACAGTAGGGATCATTTcagcacagtttttttttttgcggtacgcgggcctctcactgttgtggcctctcccgttgtggagcacaggctctggacgcgcaggctcagcggccatggctcacaggcccagccgctccgcggcatgtgggatcttcccggaccggggcatgaacccgtgtcccctgcatcggcaggcggactgtcaaccactgcaccaccagggaagccccagcacagtTTTAAGAATTAACTGTTTTGCTTCATCATATACCTTGCCATTCGTTTAGAAGCCCTTAAAAAAATGGAGTTAGGGAGCCTGTATTAATCAAGCAAGTTTACAGCCATGAGTAAATATTGGAGAACATTTATTGTCATTaacttttttataaattatttttgctgCTATTTTCTTGGCTACTTAACGAGGCTTGAAAGTTACACAAAATAGCTAtcttttaggttttttaaaaaaataatcaatgttAGACTTTTTAAGTgtcaatttttatattattagatTTGAGCCATTgtacaaaatagagaaaacaatagACTAAGGAGAATGAAAATCATCATAATCCCAGCACCAAGAAATGGCCACTGTGAATGCTTTGATGGTGTATATACTTCCTTCCTGACGTTTCTCACCCTTTCTGTGTGTGTCTACTCACATACAGTTTAAAAAACTAACTAGAGGTCATACTGTCATACAGTGTTGAATCCTGCGTTTTAATCCCTTAAATatgctttcaaaaatattttagttttgtagTATGCCATTCTGTGGATGTAtggtaatttatttaaatgtgaaCCTGGATTTTTAGTCCTCATTGTCACATTTTAATAATAAGTAACAGCTTTGTGATAAAAGTGTCTGCTCACTTGTatgtaccatgctgctttgctgTAGAAATGGCTGTTGTAACCACAGACCACATTCCATGTGGCTATAATAGCCAGCTTTAAGTGGTAACTCTCAACGTTAGAAATCAGATTCACATCCTTAAAAAAACAGCACATCATGGTCGTGTTTTTTGAGGAGAGCGGTAAGGAATTATACAGGGAAGGGCCACtggaagaatttaaaaataaaatcgaGGGAGGGAGACTTAGAACATGTCGTACCGTATGTGATATTGATGATACGAGAATAGTAAATGCATGTTGGGGGAATGCTTTGCTTGCATATCTTTAAGGAATTAAGAGGTATGCATTGAGTCTTGCTCTATTCAATTTGGCAGCTCAACCAGAGAACACCTACACTCTGAAAGGATTTACCGTGGGATCCAAATGTGTTGTGTGGTCAAGTCTAAGAAACACGTGGTCTAAATGTGAGATTTTGGAATTAGCTGAAGAAGGCACGAGGGTATGTGAAACTGAAGTAATTAGTCTCAAAATGTACTTGCAGATTGTTAAGGAAATTTTACCAAACTTTTTCAGACTAGAAAATCCAATTGAATAGATTATGTACCTGCTCATTCCCCGTGATAATTTGATGCAGTGCaagaatcatttaaaaagttCCTATGTAAGCATCCAGGGCTCTTTCATCTCCCTTACTCCCGAAATCCTATCTGTCAGTCACTGAGTCACTTTCCACTTCTTATCTCTTTGTTAAAACTTTTTATACCTAATGCCACTGTCTTGATTAAGTCTCTCATTTCACAGCTAGATGCCTCTAATAACCTTCTACTGGTTTACTTCTAGTTTTTATTCAGTTGATTCTCCACACTGCCAGTGTGAAGTTTGTCAAATGCAAATCTGACTCCATCATTCGCTTGTGGAAAACCTCATGGAAACCTCCAGTAGATTGTGTTTTTCCTGTGGTCTGAAAACCACCTTAATCAGAATCACCTGGCacatttcttaaatgtattgatAGATTCCTGGACCTTGCCCTGGCTGGCTGACGGAGGATTTCCAGGGGAAGGATGAGTAACGTGTACTCTTGCACCATGAAAATTTGAGACCCTCAAGTCTGGAAAAGTCATTAACGTGCCACAGGAGGTTCTCTGGGGTTGAGCATCCATGTACCTCCCCAGCCTTAGGTCTTACTCCTTTGGGTTTTGTATCTTATATTAGATGAACACCATACTGCTTGATTTCTCTTATATATACtcttgtgtttggcttctttgaTATAGTTAATAATGCAGTCCTATTTGCCTGTATTCTGTCCCCTTCCCAAACTGGATAATTTCCACTTGTCTTTAAAAGATTAGCCattgcctcttccaggaagcatTCACTAGcattattttctaaatgtctCCATCTCTTCACTCCTCTCTGTCCCCCGCCAACAAAAGCTTTATACCTGTGTTGTATTCCTATACCTCCTACTGCAGGAGTCTGTACTTCCTACACTGTATTGTAACTGTCTGCTTAGTGGTCTGTTCCTCCACAAAATTTTGAACTTCTTGAGATCTAAATTTTATGCCTTTGATCTCTAGGCACAGATACTCAATGTACGTTTTTTGAACTGAAGTACCATTGAGTTGAAATGTAATATTGATgtttaataaaatcatttaattaCCTTTTcaagtatttccttttaaaaacggTTGCTGTGGTACATACATCAGTCACAGCTTTTGGAATGACcagtttttactattttttttctcctgtaggTTTTGAACCTTTCAAATGGTATGGAAGAGGTAGTGAACCCTGAGAATGTCTGGAATGGTATACCCAAATTGGATAAGAGTCCATGTGAGGTATGGGTTTATGTAAATAGTAATTAATGAGAGTGTTCTCTTTCATTTTGAAAGGTGACTGGAACTATTTCCAAAGCCCTTGTGTTTAGGAATAATAGAGGAAAAAATACTACTATTGTAATAACAACAGTGGAAAATAGCAATAATGCAATGTTTCTAGATTTTATGCCCAGTATCTCTTATTAATGTTTTACtcactgattttcattttgggatttaaaaaaaggaaaattgtttGGCATTTGTGACCTTTATGAAATACGTTTGATGCAGAAAATCTGGGAATATGGCAAAGTTAAAAAGAGGAAGTATCAATCACCTGTAATACATCCTTCCAAAGGCAAACGGACTGATCAGTTTGGTTTTCTTTAATAATCTTTCTGtttatatggaatataaatatatcatcTACATATTTTGAACATGGTTGATTTCATTGTAATTCAGTTTTATATTCTGTGTTCTTCATTTAAGATTATACGGTAGGCAATCTCCCATGCTGTTATGATATATCTAGACATTTGTGTTTATCCTGTTTGCAGTTTGTTGAACTTCTTGCTACAAAATCTGTATCTGGTAGTTCCAGTATCTCGTCATGGCAGGGTTTTCATCTACTGATTGT belongs to Orcinus orca chromosome 10, mOrcOrc1.1, whole genome shotgun sequence and includes:
- the TDRD6 gene encoding LOW QUALITY PROTEIN: tudor domain-containing protein 6 (The sequence of the model RefSeq protein was modified relative to this genomic sequence to represent the inferred CDS: deleted 1 base in 1 codon), giving the protein MCSTPGLPTPGASLVLRVSFVDVQPAVIPVQLWGLVGERRDEYVRLSREIQEAAAAAHGPWALGGTSASPGELCLVQAGLLWHRGRVVSRQAQESRVFLLDEGRTITVGAGSLAPGRSEFFHLPSEVLGCVLAGLVPAGGSGGVGGAEPQHWAASAVDFLSNLQGKEMHGRVLDVLLLHRLVLLEVPELSQQMQELGLARQVPDGLFRSLLKRYLSATAAVLGPGAPVVPRIPPKQEQAGLDYFYPQLQLGVTEPMVVTQVCHPHRIHCRLRSFSQEVHRLSESMAQIYRGSPGTGDENYTSATWEEREESPDKPGSPCASCGLDGHWYRALLLETFRPQRCAQVLHVDYGRKELVSCNSLRYLLPEYFRIPVVTYPCALYGLWDGGRGWSRSQVGDLKALFLGQAVNAKIEFYSSFEHVYYVTLYGEDGINLNCVFGVQSCCLADRLLQSQGIERRRRGGGEEEPETAFQSQSPAEEVDEEISLPALRSIRLKMNAFYDAQVEFVKNPSEFWIRLRKHNGTFSKLMRRMCSFYASASKLDGVILKPEADDLCCVKWKESGYYRAMVTRLDDKSVDVFFVDRGNSENMDRYDVRMLLPQFRRLPILALRCTLADIWPLGKNWSQEAISFFKKTVLHKELVIHVLDKQDSQYVIEILDESRTGEENISKVIAQAGFAKYQEFETKENICKSAHSPGHVSNHFTADNNKISSAKKEVEHKVKREGETTAVPETVNDTTVVTNVSTGLVVQDKEKRVSVYSPLVQNFLDIKPGSSCKEELEVGSTVEVKVSHVENPGYFWCQLTRNIEGFKALMCSIQDHCKNTATPYQGTTPACLAKRTANGKWSRALITGAQSSEHVNVIFVDYGDKETVSVKNIYSISEEFLKVKVQAFRCSLYNLIQPTGHNPFVWDEKAIQAFSEFVHKAWEDNVELKCTIFALASIHVEELFNVVDLLTPFQSACHFLVEQRLARPVKLQKPLVSSVQLHSYYYSTHGMKIGSEESVYITHVDDPWTFYCQLGRNANILEQLSYHITQLSKVLLNLKTSPLVPSTLCLARYTDGNWYRGIIIEKEPNKVFFVDFGNSYVVTNDDLLPIPSDAYDVLLLPMQAIKCSLSDIPDHIPEEVTTRFQETISEKSLKALVVAKDPDGRLIIELYDNSVQINANINEKLGLLGSKGGTRKKESESLLSTPETVEAIKEAVKLSPTQYLSKSIENKSDSLVILGESYKPQISSACKEIKFSCSSMKTNLVTQYPDSVANKNNQVSPLPVEKKLVSSAEPPLKATKLEAALPERKIGDSCNKGLPLKFSEFPQKTIMPGFKTTVYVSHINDLSDFYVQLTEDEAEIDRLSERLNTVRTRPEYYAGPPLQRGDIICAVFPEDNLWYRAVVKEHQPNDHLSVQFIDYGNVSVVHTNTVGKLDLVNALSPRLCIHCSLRGLGAPKILNHKEMMNYFSRRTEEAQLRCEFVQFQDKWEVILADEHGIIAEDMMSRYAFSEKSQIGLSTQIVKGACSKSVNRTGVDTSVFLNWYNPKMKMIQAYATVIDGPEYFWCQFADTEKLQYLEVEVQTAGEQVTAWGSCISCPHMGDPCIVRYREDGHYYRALVTNICEDSLVSVRLVDFGNVEDCVDPKALWNIPSELLAVPMQAFPCCLSGFNISEGACPQEGNDYFYEIVTEDMLEITVLEIKRDVCDILLAIVDLKSKGESISEKMKKYSKIGVSDSDLPYENNGVDIKGALGSPNPDVGLQKPSSKAGQEKALCVKSQTGKLLERIDKDLNIIETKPGKFFVPETDNIFETFENPGKDESGTEMLEGKVECHLGDKAKFDDKYLITGFSALLPHATETKEALELNSLEVELSPDDESKEFLELEFIELQHSLVAEEGKEELGLVPLSVPLPQGCDPAANLPPLAGLLPLNCEAEKQPELELPTAQLCLEDKINPLSLRVSRKAQESLCAEDARRSSCAECFDEEHRLYQHGKTCYAKMQIEMSIYKEEEFTEHTSLFRDAVSSLNSVFSEEEPGRKHNHALPDHVSAQPENTYTLKGFTVGSKCVVWSSLRNTWSKCEILELAEEGTRVLNLSNGMEEVVNPENVWNGIPKLDKSPCEKRGLEMIEI